The Chloroflexaceae bacterium genome contains a region encoding:
- a CDS encoding alpha/beta hydrolase encodes MTVTSHVAPTAKYATYKAEVETKLAGKLSAGERKRLEGELRLLERARFVDVRGVTHHYMDVGPADGEPLMLIHGWDCSSYWWHHIIDPLAQAGYRVIAYDLKGHGFSDSDPNRDYTVAGFSADLKALTETLDLPPHHIAAFSLGSFVALHYAAHFPAQVRSLAFFNFALFQYNKFASALTPWTLDTVFNRILRPIERRGLWWIPYLYALAVLSKNTAPVSDVKLATLSLRFCDPEAVRVSARELARREVLEAVADQIASVRRPILLVAGAGDPIMRPSGGRKLIQLAPSGQYLEVPRCGHLILFELPEQVIQIMRLFLRGAR; translated from the coding sequence ATGACCGTAACGTCACACGTGGCCCCTACCGCCAAGTACGCCACCTACAAAGCCGAGGTGGAGACAAAACTTGCCGGCAAGCTCAGCGCAGGCGAGCGGAAGCGTCTGGAAGGCGAACTCCGGCTGCTGGAGCGGGCGCGTTTCGTTGACGTGCGCGGGGTGACCCATCATTACATGGACGTCGGACCGGCCGATGGCGAACCGCTGATGCTCATCCATGGCTGGGATTGCTCCTCCTACTGGTGGCACCACATCATCGATCCGCTTGCCCAGGCAGGTTACCGTGTGATCGCCTACGATCTGAAGGGCCACGGCTTCTCCGATAGCGATCCCAACCGCGACTACACCGTGGCCGGTTTCAGCGCCGATCTCAAGGCGCTGACTGAGACGCTGGATCTGCCGCCGCACCACATTGCCGCCTTCTCGCTGGGGTCCTTCGTGGCCCTGCATTACGCGGCGCACTTTCCGGCGCAGGTGCGCTCCCTGGCCTTCTTCAATTTCGCCCTTTTCCAGTACAATAAGTTCGCCTCAGCGCTGACCCCCTGGACGCTCGATACGGTCTTCAACCGGATATTGCGCCCGATCGAGCGGCGGGGCCTGTGGTGGATCCCCTACCTCTATGCCCTGGCCGTACTGTCGAAGAATACCGCTCCGGTCAGCGATGTCAAACTGGCCACCCTGAGCCTGCGCTTCTGCGACCCGGAGGCGGTGCGCGTCTCGGCACGGGAACTGGCGCGCCGGGAGGTGCTGGAGGCGGTGGCAGACCAGATCGCCAGCGTGCGCCGGCCCATCCTGCTCGTCGCTGGTGCAGGGGACCCGATTATGCGCCCATCGGGCGGGCGCAAGTTGATCCAACTGGCGCCAAGCGGCCAGTACCTTGAGGTGCCCCGCTGCGGACACCTGATCCTGTTCGAGCTTCCCGAACAGGTCATCCAGATCATGAGGCTCTTCTTGCGTGGAGCGCGTTAG
- a CDS encoding ATPase translates to MTTHRWRAALFARPVRPLRSRGRGRTAGNFMRILVFTSYNNLLQSAAALATACHAARRGARVLLASVGPGHLVGALLGQSLGSRPLELEPHLAAMEINPIEEIGNRWEEVRSTLRGNFVNRLREIGSEELPAFAGMDATAALLVAERARQTGRFDLLIFDGPTPDTLIRSMGLPDSLRWLLRLVFGLDRGPGRSRLSQEMALIPATLLAPSALAPLQDLRVNLEEHRARFDGVTGTRVRMVVTPEELHLPAVRQALMALGFHGLAMDELVVAGQLSEVDETSRREFSPETGDVRPHLRVGPLPTRPADRDTWALRGAALYRDGDIYSPTAPSRPPVGEREVRLYIPFMDPKSLDLALVSEEVVVRLGEQRRHILLPGIAEGGRLRARVEGEVLRLWVE, encoded by the coding sequence ATGACAACCCATCGGTGGCGCGCCGCCCTCTTCGCCCGGCCGGTGCGCCCGTTACGTTCACGAGGGCGGGGGCGAACCGCAGGCAACTTCATGCGCATTCTGGTGTTTACGTCGTATAACAACCTTTTGCAGAGCGCCGCAGCGCTCGCCACGGCCTGCCACGCCGCGCGCCGCGGCGCGCGCGTGTTGCTGGCTTCGGTTGGCCCCGGGCACCTGGTCGGTGCGCTGCTTGGACAGAGCCTCGGTTCACGGCCCCTCGAACTTGAACCGCACCTGGCGGCGATGGAGATCAATCCTATCGAGGAGATCGGCAACCGCTGGGAAGAGGTGCGCAGCACCCTGCGAGGCAATTTCGTCAACCGTCTGCGCGAGATCGGCTCCGAAGAACTGCCCGCCTTCGCCGGCATGGACGCCACCGCCGCGCTGCTGGTGGCCGAACGGGCCCGGCAAACGGGACGCTTCGACCTGCTCATCTTTGACGGCCCAACCCCCGATACGCTCATCCGCTCGATGGGTCTGCCCGACAGCCTGCGCTGGCTGCTCCGGCTGGTCTTCGGGCTTGACCGCGGCCCGGGGCGTTCGCGGCTGTCACAGGAGATGGCGCTGATCCCCGCCACGTTGCTCGCTCCGAGCGCACTGGCCCCGCTCCAGGATCTGCGGGTGAACCTGGAGGAGCACCGCGCCCGCTTCGACGGCGTCACCGGCACGCGCGTGCGTATGGTTGTCACTCCCGAGGAACTGCACCTGCCAGCCGTGCGCCAGGCGCTCATGGCGCTGGGCTTCCACGGTCTGGCGATGGACGAACTGGTGGTCGCCGGACAACTGAGCGAGGTGGATGAAACTTCGCGGCGTGAGTTCTCGCCCGAAACCGGCGATGTGCGTCCGCATCTGCGGGTAGGGCCGCTGCCCACCCGTCCCGCTGACCGCGATACATGGGCGCTGCGCGGCGCGGCGCTCTATCGCGATGGTGACATCTACAGCCCAACCGCGCCCTCCCGCCCGCCCGTAGGTGAACGGGAAGTGCGCCTCTACATTCCGTTTATGGACCCCAAGAGCCTCGACCTGGCGCTGGTGAGCGAGGAAGTGGTGGTGCGGCTGGGCGAGCAGCGCCGGCATATCCTGTTGCCGGGCATCGCCGAAGGAGGCCGCCTGCGCGCGCGAGTGGAAGGCGAGGTTCTCCGGCTCTGGGTGGAGTGA
- a CDS encoding ArsA family ATPase has protein sequence MTRVIIYSGKGGTGKTTISAATATLLARMGRRTLVLSSDPAHSLADALGTTISRDRPTPIIPGLYGLEVDTIYEWRHNLGGFQQFVASTYANRGIDRSTAAELANQPGLDEILALQRVMQEAQSGRWDAIVLDTAPTGNTLRLLAYPEMIIGGDAGKKFFRVYRGLANVARTFKRDLPDDRFFQEVGALLEKMEQLANFLLSPEISLRLVLNPERLPLLETRRAYTFLNLYGMLVDAVMVNKILPRRADLGPYFDYWVRLQQGYLREIDASFAPTPIFRTVLQEGEPIGVKALEAIGRATFGTADPGAVLYDERPIWLEQWNEEGERGQYELCLRLPFLDEEEAVELTRSGPDLSLSVGRIQRTIALPRILYNCILGEHRYEDGVLRLEFRETVEECIQPLVGESDEVRVEAA, from the coding sequence ATGACGCGTGTTATCATTTACTCGGGGAAAGGCGGCACCGGGAAGACTACCATCTCGGCGGCGACGGCGACGCTGCTGGCTCGTATGGGTCGCCGGACGCTCGTGCTCTCCAGCGATCCGGCCCATTCCCTGGCCGACGCCCTGGGCACAACCATCAGCCGCGACCGCCCCACGCCGATTATCCCCGGGCTGTATGGCCTGGAAGTGGATACAATCTACGAGTGGCGCCATAACCTGGGAGGCTTCCAGCAGTTCGTCGCCTCCACCTACGCCAACCGGGGCATTGATCGCTCCACGGCGGCGGAACTGGCCAATCAACCTGGTCTCGATGAGATTCTCGCCCTGCAACGGGTAATGCAGGAAGCGCAGAGCGGCCGCTGGGACGCGATTGTGCTCGATACCGCTCCCACCGGGAATACTCTGCGCCTGCTGGCCTATCCGGAGATGATCATCGGCGGTGACGCCGGCAAGAAGTTCTTCCGCGTGTACCGTGGCCTGGCCAATGTCGCGCGCACCTTCAAACGCGACTTGCCTGATGATCGCTTCTTCCAGGAGGTGGGCGCCCTGCTGGAAAAGATGGAGCAACTGGCCAATTTCCTGCTCAGCCCGGAGATCTCGCTGCGTCTGGTGCTCAACCCGGAACGGCTGCCGCTGCTGGAGACGCGCCGCGCCTACACCTTCCTTAACCTCTATGGCATGCTGGTAGACGCGGTGATGGTCAATAAGATTCTCCCCCGGCGCGCCGATCTCGGCCCCTACTTCGACTACTGGGTGCGCCTTCAGCAGGGTTACCTGCGCGAGATTGACGCCAGTTTCGCCCCGACGCCGATCTTTCGCACGGTATTGCAGGAAGGCGAGCCGATCGGCGTCAAGGCTCTCGAGGCGATCGGGCGCGCCACGTTTGGAACGGCGGACCCCGGGGCGGTGCTCTACGACGAGCGCCCGATCTGGCTGGAGCAGTGGAACGAAGAGGGGGAGCGCGGACAGTACGAACTGTGTCTGCGCCTGCCCTTCCTCGATGAAGAAGAAGCGGTCGAACTGACCCGCAGCGGTCCGGATCTATCGCTTTCGGTCGGGCGCATTCAGCGCACTATCGCGCTGCCCCGCATTCTCTACAACTGCATCCTGGGCGAGCATCGCTATGAAGACGGGGTGCTGCGCCTGGAGTTCCGCGAAACGGTTGAGGAATGCATCCAACCGCTCGTAGGCGAGTCCGACGAAGTACGGGTCGAGGCCGCCTGA
- a CDS encoding bacteriochlorophyll c-binding family protein gives MAVTRGWFSESSAQVAQIGDIMFQGHWQWVSNALQATSAAVENINRNAYPGIARSGSGESGYTAREVGSFRPKRIRSRFNR, from the coding sequence ATGGCCGTGACACGAGGCTGGTTCTCGGAGTCGTCGGCGCAGGTCGCTCAGATCGGCGACATCATGTTCCAGGGCCACTGGCAATGGGTGTCGAACGCGCTGCAGGCGACCTCGGCCGCGGTCGAGAACATCAACCGCAATGCCTATCCGGGCATTGCCCGCAGCGGCAGCGGCGAGAGTGGCTACACCGCTCGCGAGGTCGGCAGCTTCCGCCCGAAGCGCATTCGTTCGCGCTTCAACCGGTAG
- a CDS encoding TRC40/GET3/ArsA family transport-energizing ATPase: MRTLIFTGKGGVGKTSVAAATALRAADMGLRTLVMSTDPAHSLADSLDLEGPLGPDPVRITPTLDALEVSIYHDIEANWGIVRQHFSQLMAEQGVEGILADEMSILPGMEEAFPLIRIKKHKDAGDYDLLVIDCAPTGETLRLLSAPESFKWAIGMLRGAEKYLIKPLIRPMSRITPGLNKMVAPSEVYEAVDDLFRQMEGVTETLSNPLETSIRLVMNPEKMVIKESQRALTYLSMYGMTVDMVIVNKILPVEKDSGYLNHWKEIQQRYLQDVEQSFVPLPIRRVPYYAEEVVGLEKLRVMGGDIYGDSDPTAVLYREAPMDISKLHDGSYRVKLKLPFADVNQLDLFQNGDELVIQIGDFRRVITLPTSLAGQEAGQAEMDGDWLIVPFYAANGVRS; encoded by the coding sequence ATGCGTACCCTGATTTTCACCGGCAAAGGCGGCGTCGGCAAGACGAGCGTCGCTGCAGCCACTGCCCTGCGCGCCGCCGATATGGGCCTGCGCACGCTTGTGATGAGCACCGATCCGGCGCACAGCCTGGCCGACTCACTGGATCTGGAAGGACCGCTGGGGCCGGATCCGGTACGGATCACCCCGACCCTCGACGCTCTGGAAGTCAGCATTTATCACGACATTGAGGCCAACTGGGGGATCGTGCGGCAGCACTTCTCGCAGTTGATGGCCGAACAGGGGGTCGAGGGCATCCTGGCCGATGAGATGAGCATTCTGCCGGGCATGGAAGAGGCCTTCCCGCTCATCAGGATCAAGAAGCACAAGGATGCGGGCGACTACGATCTCCTGGTCATCGACTGCGCGCCCACAGGCGAGACGCTGCGGCTGCTGTCGGCCCCCGAGAGCTTCAAGTGGGCGATAGGGATGCTGCGGGGCGCGGAGAAGTATCTCATCAAGCCCCTGATCCGCCCGATGAGCCGGATCACCCCCGGCCTGAACAAGATGGTCGCGCCGTCGGAAGTCTACGAGGCGGTAGACGATCTCTTCCGGCAGATGGAGGGCGTTACCGAAACGCTGTCGAACCCCCTCGAGACCTCGATCCGTCTGGTGATGAACCCGGAGAAGATGGTCATCAAGGAAAGCCAGCGGGCCCTGACATACCTGTCAATGTATGGCATGACCGTTGACATGGTCATCGTGAACAAGATCCTGCCCGTGGAGAAGGACAGCGGCTATCTGAACCACTGGAAGGAGATCCAGCAACGCTACCTCCAGGACGTTGAGCAGTCGTTCGTACCCCTGCCCATCCGGCGGGTGCCCTACTACGCCGAAGAGGTGGTGGGGCTGGAGAAGCTGCGCGTGATGGGGGGAGACATCTATGGCGACAGCGATCCCACCGCGGTGCTTTACCGCGAGGCGCCGATGGATATCAGCAAGCTGCACGACGGCAGCTACCGGGTGAAGCTGAAATTGCCCTTTGCCGATGTCAATCAACTCGATCTGTTCCAGAACGGCGACGAACTGGTGATCCAGATCGGCGATTTTCGACGGGTGATCACGCTGCCTACCAGCCTGGCAGGCCAGGAGGCCGGCCAGGCCGAAATGGACGGCGACTGGCTGATCGTCCCGTTCTATGCGGCAAACGGGGTGCGATCGTAG
- a CDS encoding globin, whose translation MSDHPSIYEQIGGAPMIRRIVELFYARVERDPLLRPMFPADLEPGKERQFLFLCQYFGGPDDYQRLRGHPRLRMRHAPFPIDRAARDAWLAHMLAALDEAGVPEPARTAMRRYFEHASTAMINQAPLIQPS comes from the coding sequence ATGAGCGATCACCCCTCAATCTACGAGCAAATCGGCGGCGCGCCGATGATCCGGCGCATCGTTGAGCTTTTCTACGCCCGGGTCGAGCGCGATCCGCTGCTGCGTCCGATGTTTCCCGCTGACCTTGAACCGGGCAAGGAGCGGCAGTTCCTCTTTCTCTGCCAGTACTTCGGCGGCCCCGATGACTACCAGCGGCTGCGCGGCCACCCCCGGCTGCGAATGCGCCACGCCCCCTTCCCTATTGACCGGGCCGCCCGTGATGCCTGGCTCGCCCATATGCTGGCCGCCCTTGACGAGGCCGGCGTGCCCGAACCCGCTCGCACGGCCATGCGCCGCTACTTTGAGCACGCTTCCACGGCCATGATCAACCAGGCGCCCCTGATCCAGCCGTCCTGA
- a CDS encoding heme o synthase produces the protein MPHITVRRLTLIGATATLLAIASGGLVTATTSGAACPGWPLCADGVAWSAGPAVWIAVGHRVAVLLAALLALWGAVLAWRARELETRVRLPLLLAPLLGMLQVGLGALIVQWRLFSAADVWHLALALLVLACQVVPLAVLAQPRAETGRLGARAVREARRLRGLAWWTAGAVGVLTVALSARAATPGASAAALLPANAFGALAIAGALASGTFWQTWRTRRGDRLLLGMAALLAALIAAESLVLVLPPAAAGFGVGLGAVVWSLALALAVLAERRPAPVAALAARVEARRERTSLISDYLSLTKPRVISLLLVTTLAAMYITEAGAPSLWLVFWTMVGGYLAAGGAGAINCAFDGDIDVNMGRTSRRPVPSGRITPRNAFIFGLALSLLAVAVLLVFTTPLAALFASLGIVYYALFYTRWLKRSTWQNIIIGGGAGAIPPLVGWTAVAGNLSLAAVVLFAIIFYWTPPHFWALALVKQKDYARAGVPMLPVVAGEVETRWQILVYSTLMVALSGLLTAIGAMGWVYFAAAALLGAVFLRYAWLVWRRGDQASIWGLYKYSLLYLALLFAAMALDRAIL, from the coding sequence ATGCCTCACATTACTGTGCGCCGTCTGACCCTCATCGGCGCAACCGCCACGCTGCTGGCTATTGCTTCCGGCGGTCTCGTAACCGCCACCACGAGCGGCGCCGCCTGTCCGGGGTGGCCGCTCTGCGCCGATGGGGTTGCGTGGTCTGCCGGGCCGGCTGTCTGGATCGCCGTCGGCCATCGGGTCGCCGTGTTGCTCGCCGCGCTGCTGGCGCTGTGGGGCGCCGTCCTCGCCTGGCGCGCCCGCGAGCTTGAGACCCGGGTGCGGCTGCCCCTGCTGCTTGCTCCCCTGCTTGGCATGCTCCAGGTCGGCCTCGGCGCGCTGATCGTGCAGTGGCGTCTCTTCAGCGCCGCTGATGTGTGGCATCTGGCGCTGGCGCTGCTGGTGCTGGCCTGCCAGGTGGTCCCGCTGGCCGTACTGGCGCAGCCGCGGGCTGAAACGGGCCGGCTGGGCGCGCGCGCCGTCCGCGAAGCCCGTCGCCTGCGCGGCCTGGCCTGGTGGACCGCCGGGGCCGTGGGGGTGCTCACCGTGGCCCTCAGCGCGCGCGCCGCCACGCCGGGGGCCAGCGCGGCCGCGCTGCTGCCCGCCAACGCCTTCGGCGCGCTGGCTATAGCCGGCGCGCTGGCAAGCGGGACGTTCTGGCAAACCTGGCGCACGCGGCGGGGCGATCGTCTGCTCCTGGGCATGGCCGCGCTCCTGGCTGCGCTGATTGCCGCCGAGAGCCTGGTGCTGGTCCTGCCGCCTGCGGCAGCCGGTTTTGGCGTGGGCCTCGGCGCGGTGGTGTGGAGCCTGGCCCTTGCCCTGGCCGTACTGGCGGAGCGCCGCCCGGCGCCGGTCGCCGCGCTGGCGGCTCGCGTCGAGGCCCGGCGCGAGCGCACATCGCTCATCAGCGACTACCTTAGCCTCACCAAGCCCAGGGTGATCTCGCTCCTGCTCGTGACCACCCTGGCGGCAATGTATATCACCGAGGCTGGCGCGCCATCGCTGTGGCTGGTGTTCTGGACGATGGTTGGCGGATATCTGGCCGCAGGCGGCGCCGGGGCGATCAACTGCGCCTTTGACGGCGATATTGACGTGAACATGGGCCGCACCAGCCGCCGGCCGGTGCCCAGCGGGCGCATCACTCCGCGCAATGCGTTCATCTTCGGCCTGGCGCTCAGCCTCCTCGCCGTGGCGGTGCTGCTCGTCTTCACCACTCCTCTGGCAGCGCTGTTCGCGAGCCTGGGCATCGTCTATTACGCCCTGTTCTATACCCGCTGGCTCAAGCGCAGCACCTGGCAGAACATCATCATCGGCGGCGGCGCGGGGGCGATCCCGCCCCTGGTGGGCTGGACGGCCGTTGCCGGGAACTTGAGTCTGGCCGCGGTGGTGCTCTTCGCCATCATTTTCTACTGGACGCCGCCGCACTTCTGGGCGCTGGCCCTGGTCAAGCAGAAGGATTATGCGCGAGCGGGGGTGCCGATGCTGCCAGTAGTGGCGGGCGAGGTCGAAACGCGCTGGCAGATCCTGGTGTACTCGACGCTGATGGTGGCCTTGAGCGGCCTGCTCACTGCGATTGGCGCGATGGGATGGGTGTACTTCGCTGCGGCGGCCCTGCTCGGCGCTGTGTTCTTGCGCTACGCCTGGCTTGTCTGGCGCCGGGGCGATCAGGCCAGCATCTGGGGGCTCTATAAGTACTCGCTGCTGTATCTGGCCTTGCTCTTTGCGGCCATGGCTCTGGACCGGGCGATCTTGTAG
- a CDS encoding iron-sulfur cluster assembly accessory protein: MTTIGDNLIGTQPATVQPILSVSELASSRLLAMMREKGLEGYALRVFVSGGGCSGLQYGMTFDNETLEGDNEFSTGGLRVLVDRISAGYLMGASIDYVDSLMGGGFKIDNPNAVSSCGCGHSFRTASSGDAGASGGGCSSCG; this comes from the coding sequence ATGACCACGATCGGGGATAATCTGATCGGCACCCAACCGGCGACCGTTCAGCCTATTCTGAGCGTTAGCGAGCTGGCATCGTCGCGGCTGCTTGCAATGATGCGCGAGAAGGGTCTCGAAGGCTATGCCCTGCGCGTCTTCGTTTCCGGCGGCGGCTGCTCGGGGTTGCAGTATGGCATGACGTTTGATAATGAGACTCTCGAGGGCGACAACGAATTCAGCACCGGCGGTCTGCGTGTGCTGGTTGACCGGATCAGCGCCGGGTATCTGATGGGCGCTTCGATTGATTACGTTGACAGCTTGATGGGCGGCGGCTTCAAGATCGATAATCCCAATGCAGTTTCGAGCTGCGGGTGCGGGCACTCCTTCCGCACCGCGAGCAGCGGCGACGCGGGCGCGAGCGGCGGTGGCTGCAGCTCCTGCGGTTGA
- a CDS encoding DUF309 domain-containing protein translates to MPLDPLWVPIRFAMYAPAYLEGIRLFNAGQYWHAHEQWELCWRAASGDDALFYKAIIQAAAALVKWQQGNTRGLARNWAKSRARLDQLPDRFHGLDLAALRAQLDLICSGASDAPPLLHLDSSPL, encoded by the coding sequence GTGCCTCTCGACCCTCTCTGGGTGCCCATTCGTTTTGCGATGTACGCCCCTGCCTACCTTGAAGGCATTCGCCTCTTCAATGCTGGCCAGTACTGGCATGCCCACGAGCAATGGGAGCTTTGCTGGCGTGCAGCCAGCGGCGACGACGCCCTATTCTACAAAGCGATCATTCAGGCCGCCGCGGCGCTGGTAAAATGGCAGCAAGGCAACACCCGCGGTCTGGCGCGCAACTGGGCTAAGAGTCGGGCCCGTCTGGACCAGCTTCCCGACCGTTTTCATGGCCTTGATCTGGCCGCCCTCCGCGCTCAACTCGATCTGATCTGCTCCGGCGCCAGCGACGCGCCGCCGCTGTTGCATCTCGATTCTTCACCATTGTGA
- a CDS encoding response regulator, with protein sequence MSAKILVVDDDPAILDLLVRILKRDGYQPITAVNGRQALDLVEREAPDLILLDVTMPVLDGFSVCQQLKDNEATALIPVTMLTGLDDREHRRRGLEVGADDFLTKPFEQSLLRARIRSQLRIKRLTDQLERTENVIFMLALAVEAKDAYTEGHLRRLSSYSEQLAQAIGLSATQVRAIRFGGLLHDIGKISIDDAILRKPGRLSPEEYAQIKLHPEHGARIVSQMRFAPDVCPIIRHHHERWDGSGYPLGLRGEEIPIGARIVAIVDAYDAMMTDRPYRRALGRAEALRRLREGRGREWDPVLLDRFLELIETGRLVEPVESGVHTFDMLCQPEE encoded by the coding sequence GTGTCAGCGAAAATACTCGTAGTGGACGATGATCCAGCGATCCTCGATCTCCTGGTGCGCATTCTTAAGCGTGATGGGTATCAACCAATCACAGCGGTGAACGGTCGCCAGGCGCTGGATCTCGTTGAGCGAGAAGCGCCTGACCTGATCCTGCTGGATGTCACCATGCCCGTCCTGGATGGCTTCTCCGTTTGCCAGCAATTGAAAGATAACGAGGCCACAGCGCTCATCCCCGTGACGATGCTCACCGGGTTGGATGATCGCGAGCACCGGCGGCGCGGCCTGGAGGTGGGCGCCGACGATTTTTTGACCAAACCGTTTGAACAAAGCCTGCTCCGCGCACGGATCCGTTCTCAGTTGCGGATCAAACGCCTCACCGACCAGCTCGAACGCACCGAGAACGTGATTTTTATGCTGGCCCTGGCGGTGGAGGCCAAGGATGCCTACACCGAGGGCCATCTGCGGCGTCTGTCGAGCTACAGCGAGCAACTGGCCCAGGCCATTGGCCTGAGCGCCACGCAGGTGCGCGCCATTCGTTTTGGAGGCTTGCTGCACGATATCGGCAAGATCTCCATTGACGACGCCATTCTCCGCAAGCCTGGCAGGCTTAGCCCGGAAGAGTACGCGCAGATCAAGCTGCACCCTGAGCACGGCGCGCGGATCGTCTCGCAGATGCGCTTCGCGCCCGATGTCTGCCCGATTATTCGCCACCACCACGAGCGCTGGGACGGCAGCGGCTATCCCCTCGGACTGCGCGGCGAGGAAATCCCCATTGGCGCACGTATCGTCGCCATCGTTGACGCCTACGATGCCATGATGACCGACCGGCCCTACCGCCGCGCCCTGGGTCGCGCCGAGGCGCTGCGCCGCCTGCGGGAGGGCCGGGGGCGTGAATGGGACCCCGTGCTGCTTGATCGCTTCCTGGAGTTGATCGAAACAGGACGACTGGTAGAACCCGTCGAGAGCGGGGTGCATACGTTTGATATGCTGTGCCAGCCAGAGGAGTAG
- a CDS encoding methyltransferase domain-containing protein, with translation MYAEALEYLTSPHHPDAPLVLEPDERRADDGEIVSGVLRCPVSAARYPIVEGIPDLLGPIRFPESLTQALNLLPLTAWGYERTWRPNALTLLTGEPFGYQRELSLITAMAAPERGGLMVDVACSNGLYARALEHARGDTPGHVLGIDYAMPMLRQARAFARAEGLRISYVRARAEALPFAAGTASVLAMGGSLNEMGNQARVLRELRRVLAPSGRAALMCLVRDERAPGRAVQSFLGLAGVNFPTLEQLNHAFAVAGLRLRAQWRYRVVVFSLLTADAV, from the coding sequence ATGTACGCTGAGGCGCTGGAATATCTCACCAGTCCCCATCATCCTGATGCGCCGCTGGTGTTGGAGCCGGATGAGCGGCGGGCCGACGACGGCGAAATTGTCAGCGGCGTATTGCGTTGCCCGGTCTCTGCGGCACGCTACCCCATCGTCGAGGGCATCCCCGATCTGCTTGGTCCCATCCGTTTCCCCGAGAGTCTGACTCAGGCGCTGAATCTGTTGCCGCTTACCGCGTGGGGCTACGAGCGCACCTGGCGCCCGAATGCGCTCACGCTGCTGACCGGCGAGCCATTTGGCTATCAACGGGAGCTGTCCCTGATCACTGCCATGGCCGCGCCGGAGCGCGGCGGGCTGATGGTTGATGTGGCCTGCTCAAATGGACTGTACGCTCGGGCGCTCGAGCATGCCCGCGGGGACACGCCGGGCCATGTGCTGGGGATTGACTACGCCATGCCCATGCTGCGACAGGCACGCGCCTTTGCCCGCGCCGAAGGGCTGCGCATCAGCTATGTGCGCGCCAGGGCCGAAGCGTTGCCCTTCGCCGCCGGGACGGCGTCGGTGCTGGCAATGGGCGGTTCGCTCAACGAGATGGGTAATCAGGCTCGCGTGCTGCGCGAGCTGCGACGGGTGCTCGCGCCTTCCGGGCGAGCGGCGCTGATGTGCCTGGTTCGCGACGAGCGCGCTCCGGGCCGCGCCGTGCAGTCTTTCCTCGGTCTGGCAGGGGTGAACTTTCCCACCCTGGAGCAACTGAACCACGCCTTCGCCGTCGCCGGCCTGCGTCTGCGGGCCCAGTGGCGCTACCGGGTGGTGGTGTTTAGTCTGCTCACCGCCGATGCGGTCTGA
- a CDS encoding DUF58 domain-containing protein, whose protein sequence is MWFKTIFRRKPAAPLGPGSATIPSAGRLFDEAFLRRLERMSMQARRTLRGNPSSGEHPSRRRLPTTVFSEHRPYTPGDDVRYVDWNAYARQEHVLLKLGEAEQDVHVHLLIDASRSMTIGDPPRLRLAQQLAGALGYLALAHSDRLHVAPFGQQAGRSFGPAQGKSRTVDMFRFIERITPQPDTRVGVVLADYARAHPQGGLLVLCSDLLATDSLEAGLRALAPPRWQVLVLHLLDQRDLEPGLQGPLELEDSETGQRLAVTLDEATLRAYVRAAREWRERIAGLCARRGARYAPIMSHWPLERQIIPYLHARRLLS, encoded by the coding sequence ATGTGGTTCAAGACTATTTTTCGCCGTAAGCCGGCTGCTCCCCTCGGCCCGGGAAGCGCCACGATACCCTCGGCAGGGCGGCTGTTCGATGAGGCTTTTCTGCGGCGCCTCGAACGGATGAGCATGCAGGCCCGGCGCACCCTGCGCGGCAACCCCTCCAGTGGCGAACATCCCAGTCGCCGCCGCTTGCCGACCACTGTATTCAGCGAACATCGCCCCTACACCCCCGGCGATGATGTGCGCTACGTGGACTGGAACGCCTATGCTCGCCAGGAACACGTGCTGCTCAAGCTAGGCGAGGCGGAGCAAGATGTGCACGTGCATCTCTTGATTGACGCCTCACGCAGCATGACGATAGGCGACCCGCCACGCCTGCGGCTGGCCCAGCAACTGGCGGGCGCGCTGGGTTACCTGGCCCTGGCCCATAGCGACCGCCTGCACGTGGCGCCCTTTGGTCAGCAGGCGGGGCGATCCTTCGGCCCTGCTCAAGGTAAGAGCCGCACGGTTGACATGTTCCGCTTTATTGAGCGCATCACTCCCCAGCCCGATACGCGGGTGGGGGTCGTCCTGGCCGACTATGCCCGCGCCCATCCGCAGGGCGGGTTGCTGGTGCTCTGCTCCGATCTGCTCGCTACTGATAGCCTGGAGGCAGGCCTACGCGCCCTGGCCCCGCCGCGCTGGCAGGTGCTGGTCCTGCACCTGCTCGACCAGCGCGATCTGGAACCAGGTCTGCAGGGGCCGCTGGAACTGGAAGATAGCGAAACGGGCCAGCGTCTGGCAGTGACGCTCGATGAGGCCACTCTGCGCGCTTACGTTCGCGCCGCGCGCGAATGGCGGGAGCGGATCGCCGGGCTGTGCGCTCGTCGCGGCGCGCGCTACGCGCCGATCATGAGCCACTGGCCGCTCGAACGGCAGATCATCCCCTACCTGCACGCGCGCCGCCTGCTGTCGTGA